In Crinalium epipsammum PCC 9333, the following are encoded in one genomic region:
- a CDS encoding S-layer homology domain-containing protein: protein MVLDNPVRLTSLIALLLSLTACANSYNSKALEQSLAADSRLKDNPITFDELSQNTQNQTTAKLPSDFPSEIPLYPTAELQDVKPITSDDSGQQTVWTTKDPSNLVQSFYQKQFQSDSWQIVNQPDSTSEADTLVARRNNLQVKLSFNSPSNTDSQTPSSNQLSTSNTSASLTEFVIEYTRNLDTAAVAQPSDPNFIGPVLSSDVSTPATDTSNEKQPTPEQTIVFTDLNKAPAQLRQYVQDLAALGVVAGKTQSKSAKSALFEPNKIISRREYVRWLVNANNQIYTNSPGKQIRLASRDTQPAFQDVAKTDPDFPAIQGLAEAGLIPSRLSGDSTAVLFRPNAPLTRENLILWKVPLDTREALPSASIDAVKQTWGFQDATKIEPKALKAVLADFQNSDQSNIRRVFGYTALFQPKKPVARAEAAAAIWYFGSQGEGISAKEALQLRNQPIEPSATPEPESSSSTN, encoded by the coding sequence GTGGTGCTTGATAATCCTGTTAGACTTACCAGTTTGATCGCCCTACTACTGTCATTGACAGCTTGTGCCAATAGCTATAACAGTAAGGCACTGGAACAGTCTTTGGCAGCAGACTCTAGGTTAAAAGATAACCCTATTACTTTTGACGAATTATCACAAAACACTCAGAACCAAACAACGGCAAAACTACCAAGTGACTTTCCCTCTGAGATTCCCCTGTATCCAACAGCCGAATTGCAAGATGTGAAACCCATAACTTCCGATGATTCAGGGCAGCAAACTGTTTGGACGACTAAAGATCCTAGTAATTTAGTACAAAGCTTTTATCAAAAACAATTCCAGTCTGATAGCTGGCAAATTGTCAATCAGCCAGATTCTACTAGCGAGGCTGACACCTTAGTAGCGCGTCGTAATAACTTACAAGTCAAGCTGTCGTTTAATTCTCCTAGCAATACTGATTCACAAACCCCCTCTTCTAATCAACTATCTACCAGTAATACATCTGCGAGTTTGACAGAATTTGTGATTGAGTACACTCGCAATCTTGACACAGCAGCAGTTGCACAACCAAGCGATCCAAACTTTATAGGTCCAGTTTTATCATCAGATGTATCTACACCTGCAACGGATACTTCTAACGAAAAACAGCCAACGCCTGAGCAAACAATAGTCTTTACTGACCTTAACAAAGCACCAGCACAATTACGTCAATATGTGCAAGATTTAGCTGCATTAGGTGTAGTTGCAGGTAAAACTCAGAGTAAATCAGCTAAGAGTGCTTTATTTGAACCAAACAAAATTATTAGCCGTCGTGAATATGTTCGCTGGTTGGTTAATGCTAATAATCAAATTTATACGAATAGTCCTGGTAAACAAATTCGTCTAGCATCTAGAGATACGCAACCTGCTTTTCAAGACGTTGCTAAAACTGATCCTGATTTTCCAGCAATTCAAGGGTTAGCAGAAGCGGGGTTAATTCCTAGCCGTTTAAGTGGTGATTCTACAGCAGTATTATTTCGTCCTAATGCTCCTCTGACTAGAGAAAATTTGATTTTGTGGAAAGTACCTTTGGATACTCGTGAGGCTTTACCATCTGCATCAATTGATGCAGTAAAACAAACTTGGGGCTTCCAAGATGCAACTAAAATTGAACCAAAAGCTTTAAAAGCAGTGTTGGCAGATTTTCAAAATAGCGATCAATCAAATATCCGTCGTGTGTTTGGTTATACAGCACTATTTCAGCCTAAAAAACCTGTTGCTCGTGCCGAAGCCGCCGCCGCAATTTGGTACTTTGGTTCTCAGGGTGAAGGGATTTCTGCCAAAGAAGCACTGCAACTCAGAAATCAACCAATTGAGCCATCGGCTACGCCTGAACCTGAATCATCAAGTTCTACTAATTAG